Proteins from a genomic interval of Gluconacetobacter diazotrophicus PA1 5:
- a CDS encoding enoyl-CoA hydratase/isomerase family protein: MPDGTVKVSIAGPVATVTLARPARRNALDLGMLDALFHACDEVDGAPHVRAAILTGEGDAFCAGGDIHAWGGMGPGDFGHNWVRHGHRVFDRLATLRMPLIAAINGHALGGGLEIAATADIRIAETHVRVGLPEASLGMVPGWSGTQRLVRRLGAQVVRRMALGGEVLTAGEARDLGIFDSVVATGTALPAAQQAADRIVGRAPGATEAIKLMISIAEGEDRGAAVDALAAIAVSGRPDMTEGVTAFREKRAPRFRGGWS, translated from the coding sequence ATGCCTGACGGAACGGTGAAGGTTTCGATCGCGGGGCCTGTCGCCACCGTCACCCTGGCGCGTCCGGCCCGGCGCAACGCGCTCGACCTCGGCATGCTGGACGCGCTGTTCCATGCCTGCGACGAGGTCGATGGTGCCCCGCACGTCCGTGCCGCCATCCTGACGGGTGAGGGGGACGCGTTCTGCGCGGGGGGCGACATCCATGCCTGGGGCGGAATGGGCCCCGGCGATTTCGGCCATAACTGGGTGCGGCATGGCCATCGCGTCTTCGATCGCCTTGCGACGCTGCGGATGCCGCTGATTGCCGCGATCAACGGCCACGCCCTGGGCGGCGGCCTGGAGATCGCGGCCACCGCCGATATCCGCATCGCCGAGACGCATGTCCGCGTCGGCCTTCCGGAGGCCAGTCTGGGCATGGTGCCGGGATGGTCGGGTACCCAGCGCCTTGTCAGGCGCCTGGGGGCGCAGGTCGTGCGCCGGATGGCGCTGGGCGGCGAGGTCCTCACGGCCGGCGAGGCGCGCGACCTGGGCATTTTCGACAGCGTCGTGGCCACGGGGACCGCCCTGCCGGCCGCGCAACAGGCGGCCGACCGGATCGTCGGGCGTGCGCCGGGCGCGACCGAGGCGATCAAGCTCATGATTTCGATCGCCGAGGGCGAGGACCGGGGGGCCGCCGTCGATGCGCTGGCGGCGATCGCCGTTTCGGGCCGCCCCGACATGACGGAAGGGGTGACCGCGTTCCGTGAAAAGCGCGCGCCGCGATTCAGGGGCGGCTGGTCGTGA
- a CDS encoding LacI family DNA-binding transcriptional regulator, translating into MSAKPTILDVARVAGVSKSTVSLVLQKNPIVSEGARSRVLAAIRQVGYVYNRNAANLRQSRSNAIGIVVNDVTNSFFAEMAVGMDMIVQSAGFVQLMAHTGESVERQAEVLSAMLEHGVSGIILSPARGTRAADLKAHMAGPVPIVLAVRDLPGLRATTVVADNRAGSHEAARHLIGLGHCRIAWLGGFPDTSVYQTRLSGLRDAMAEAGLLFEEAYAVESNASRPGGVQAMGRLLDMPGHPMACMCVNDAVAFGACDGLRGAGLEPGRDFAIVGFDDVMGARTAVPALTTVATDPEAVGRRTAQILLHRISSGDVRPETITTPARLVVRASCGEPWSAGPVAAAGAVPEMR; encoded by the coding sequence GTGTCGGCCAAGCCTACCATTCTGGACGTGGCGCGCGTGGCGGGCGTGTCGAAATCGACGGTTTCCCTGGTCCTTCAGAAGAACCCGATCGTCAGCGAAGGCGCCCGCAGCCGGGTCCTGGCCGCCATCCGGCAGGTCGGGTACGTCTATAACCGGAATGCGGCCAACCTGCGCCAGTCCCGTTCGAACGCGATCGGGATCGTCGTCAATGACGTGACCAACAGCTTCTTCGCCGAGATGGCGGTCGGCATGGACATGATCGTGCAGTCGGCCGGCTTCGTGCAGTTGATGGCCCATACGGGCGAGAGCGTGGAACGCCAGGCCGAGGTCCTGTCCGCGATGCTCGAACACGGTGTCTCGGGGATCATCCTGTCGCCCGCGCGCGGCACGCGCGCCGCCGACCTGAAGGCCCATATGGCGGGGCCGGTCCCGATCGTCCTTGCGGTCCGGGACCTTCCCGGCCTCAGGGCAACCACCGTCGTCGCCGACAATCGGGCCGGCAGCCACGAGGCCGCGCGCCATCTCATCGGCCTCGGCCACTGCCGCATCGCCTGGCTGGGCGGCTTTCCGGATACGTCGGTCTACCAGACGCGCCTGTCCGGCCTGCGCGATGCGATGGCGGAGGCCGGCCTGCTGTTCGAGGAGGCGTATGCCGTCGAAAGCAACGCCTCGCGGCCGGGTGGGGTCCAGGCCATGGGGCGCCTGCTGGACATGCCGGGTCATCCGATGGCCTGCATGTGCGTCAATGACGCGGTGGCGTTCGGGGCCTGCGACGGGCTGCGCGGCGCCGGACTGGAACCGGGGCGGGATTTCGCGATCGTCGGGTTCGACGACGTCATGGGCGCGCGGACGGCCGTCCCGGCGTTGACGACCGTCGCAACGGACCCCGAGGCGGTCGGCCGGCGCACGGCGCAGATCCTTCTGCACCGCATCAGTTCCGGCGACGTCCGGCCCGAGACGATCACGACACCGGCACGGCTGGTCGTGCGCGCCAGTTGTGGCGAGCCCTGGTCGGCCGGACCGGTCGCGGCGGCAGGCGCCGTCCCCGAAATGCGCTGA
- the exaC gene encoding acetaldehyde dehydrogenase ExaC, whose product MGIDQEPPFKSRYGNYIGGEWTSPVKGAYMKNTSPVDGRVLCEVPQSTAEDVELALDAAHKAFKSWAHTSPAERSRVLLKAADRMEANLDLLARAETWDNGKPIRETLAADIPLAIDHFRYFAGCIRAQEGALSEINDTTIAYHFHEPLGVVGQIIPWNFPILMASWKLAPALVAGNCVVMKPAETTPASILVLMELIGDLFPAGTLNIVNGLGRDVGAALSTSSRIAKIAFTGSTPTGKMIAHAAAENLIPATLELGGKSPNIFFADVMDQDDDYLDKAIEGFTMFALNQGQICSCPSRALVHESIYERFMERALPRVKAIRHGNPLDPQTMMGAQNSSMQENKILEYIGIGKDEGAELLTGGAKPDLGAAFNDGFYVQPTVFRGHNKMRIFQEEIFGPVLAVTTFKTEEEALAIANDTPFGLGSGVWSRNANICYRMGRGLEAGRVWINCYHAYPAHAAFGGYKKSGIGRETHKMVLEHYQQTKNMLVSYSEKKLGFF is encoded by the coding sequence GTGGGCATCGATCAGGAACCTCCCTTCAAATCCCGTTACGGAAACTATATCGGCGGCGAATGGACGTCCCCCGTGAAGGGCGCGTACATGAAGAACACGTCCCCGGTGGACGGGCGGGTCCTGTGCGAAGTGCCGCAATCGACGGCCGAGGATGTCGAACTGGCGCTGGACGCGGCGCACAAGGCCTTCAAATCCTGGGCCCATACCTCGCCGGCCGAGCGGTCGCGGGTGCTGCTGAAGGCGGCGGACCGGATGGAGGCGAATCTCGACCTGCTGGCCCGGGCCGAGACCTGGGACAACGGCAAGCCGATCCGCGAGACCCTGGCGGCGGATATTCCGCTGGCCATCGACCATTTTCGCTATTTCGCCGGGTGCATCCGCGCCCAGGAAGGCGCGCTGAGCGAAATCAACGACACGACCATCGCCTATCATTTCCATGAACCGCTGGGCGTGGTCGGCCAGATCATTCCGTGGAACTTCCCGATCCTGATGGCGTCGTGGAAGCTGGCCCCCGCCCTGGTCGCCGGCAACTGCGTCGTCATGAAGCCCGCCGAAACCACCCCCGCCAGCATCCTGGTGCTGATGGAACTGATCGGCGACCTGTTCCCGGCGGGCACCCTGAACATCGTCAACGGCCTGGGCCGCGATGTCGGCGCGGCGCTGTCCACCAGTTCGCGCATCGCCAAGATCGCCTTCACCGGATCGACCCCGACCGGCAAGATGATCGCGCACGCGGCGGCGGAAAACCTGATCCCGGCCACGCTGGAACTGGGCGGCAAGTCGCCCAATATCTTCTTTGCCGACGTTATGGACCAGGACGACGATTACCTGGACAAGGCGATCGAGGGCTTCACGATGTTCGCCCTGAACCAGGGCCAGATCTGTTCCTGCCCCAGCCGCGCGCTGGTTCATGAATCGATCTACGAGCGGTTCATGGAACGCGCCCTGCCCCGCGTGAAGGCCATCCGCCACGGCAACCCGCTGGACCCGCAGACCATGATGGGGGCCCAGAACTCCAGCATGCAGGAAAACAAGATCCTGGAATATATCGGCATCGGCAAGGACGAGGGCGCGGAACTGCTGACCGGCGGCGCCAAGCCCGACCTGGGGGCCGCGTTCAACGACGGCTTCTACGTCCAGCCGACGGTGTTCCGCGGCCATAACAAGATGCGGATTTTCCAGGAGGAAATCTTCGGGCCGGTGCTGGCCGTGACCACCTTCAAGACCGAGGAAGAGGCGCTGGCGATCGCCAACGACACGCCGTTCGGCCTGGGGTCCGGCGTGTGGTCGCGCAACGCCAACATCTGCTATCGCATGGGGCGCGGCCTGGAAGCGGGGCGGGTCTGGATCAATTGCTACCATGCCTATCCCGCGCACGCGGCGTTCGGCGGATACAAGAAGTCCGGCATCGGCCGCGAAACGCACAAGATGGTGCTGGAACACTACCAGCAGACGAAGAACATGCTGGTCAGCTACAGCGAGAAAAAGCTCGGATTCTTCTGA
- a CDS encoding IS630-like element ISGdi6 family transposase (programmed frameshift), with the protein MARPYSMDLRDRVVAAVETDGLSCHEAAKRYGVAPSTAIRWMQSFRRTGSVSPGQMGGHKPKRLTGAHREWLIERCKAGGFTLRGLVAELAGRGLRVDYRSVWVFVHDEGLSFKKTLVAAEQDRPDVARHRARWQKYQHLIDPARLVFIDETWTKTNMAPLRGWAPRGERLRAKVPWGHWNTMTFIAALRVDRIDAPWLLDGPINGESFRIYVENELVPTLRPGDIVIADNLGSHKNKAARAAIRQVGARLILLPKYSPDLNPIEQVFAKLKHLLRKAAARSRDAVSSTIGELLRSYAPSECANYFINSGYGPT; encoded by the exons ATGGCGCGTCCTTATTCGATGGATCTTCGCGACCGGGTTGTGGCAGCCGTGGAGACAGACGGCCTCTCCTGCCACGAGGCCGCGAAGCGCTACGGTGTAGCACCCAGCACCGCGATCCGGTGGATGCAGAGCTTTCGGCGGACCGGCAGCGTTTCCCCTGGCCAGATGGGCGGCCACAAGCCGAAACGGCTGACGGGTGCGCATCGGGAATGGCTGATCGAGCGTTGCAAGGCGGGGGGCTTTACCCTGCGGGGCTTGGTCGCAGAACTTGCCGGGCGCGGGCTCAGGGTCGATTATCGCTCTGTGTGGGTCTTCGTCCACGACGAGGGGCTCAGCTTC AAAAAAACACTCGTCGCAGCCGAACAGGACCGTCCTGATGTCGCCCGACACCGGGCGCGATGGCAAAAATACCAACACCTCATAGATCCCGCCCGCCTGGTGTTCATCGATGAAACCTGGACCAAAACCAATATGGCGCCGCTACGCGGCTGGGCGCCGCGTGGCGAACGGCTCCGGGCCAAAGTGCCTTGGGGTCATTGGAACACCATGACCTTTATTGCCGCCCTGCGGGTCGATCGGATCGATGCGCCGTGGCTGCTCGATGGTCCGATCAACGGCGAAAGCTTCCGCATCTACGTCGAGAATGAACTCGTGCCGACGCTCAGGCCTGGTGACATCGTGATCGCTGACAACCTCGGCAGCCACAAAAACAAGGCAGCACGCGCAGCCATCCGACAGGTCGGCGCGCGCCTGATCCTCCTGCCAAAATACTCCCCAGACCTGAATCCCATTGAACAGGTCTTTGCCAAGCTCAAGCACCTGCTCCGCAAGGCCGCGGCTCGAAGCCGCGACGCAGTCAGTTCAACCATCGGCGAACTCCTGCGCAGCTACGCTCCCAGCGAATGCGCCAATTATTTCATAAACTCAGGATATGGACCAACCTAA
- a CDS encoding ethanolamine ammonia-lyase subunit EutB — protein MPYRIILDSERYNFAHLRHVLACASPARSGDELAGLAAADPVERMAARHVLADIPLRDFLNDVPVPYEDDEVTRLIVDTHDAASFAPVAHMTVGQFRDWLLSYTADGDAITALGPGLTPEIVSAVSKLMRNQDLIAAARKIRVVTAFRNTQGLPGRLGTRLQPNHPTDDARGIAASLLDGLLLGVGDAVLGINPATDSIANGIVLLDMLEQVRTRYAIPAQTCVLTHITNAIAMMARGAPVDLVFQSVAGTQAANAGFGVSLSVLAEAHDAARSLNRGTVGHNVMYFETGQGSALSAGAHHGMDQQTAEVRAYAVARAFSPLLVNTVVGFIGPEYLYDGKQIIRAGLEDHFCGKLMGLPMGCDACYTNHAEADQDDMDNLMMLLTVAGVNFLIAVPGGDDVMLSYQSLSHHDMLTLRSSFGVRAAPEFEAWLHEMNLLDPDGRLRVNAPQSLGRILGPG, from the coding sequence GTGCCCTATCGGATCATCCTGGACAGCGAACGCTACAATTTCGCCCATCTGCGCCACGTCCTGGCCTGCGCGTCCCCGGCGCGGTCGGGCGACGAACTGGCCGGCCTGGCCGCCGCCGACCCGGTGGAACGCATGGCCGCCCGGCATGTCCTGGCCGACATTCCGCTGCGCGATTTCCTGAACGATGTGCCGGTACCCTACGAGGATGACGAGGTCACGCGGCTGATCGTCGATACGCACGACGCGGCGTCCTTCGCGCCGGTCGCGCACATGACGGTCGGGCAGTTCCGCGACTGGCTGCTGTCCTACACGGCCGATGGCGACGCGATCACGGCGCTGGGGCCGGGCCTGACGCCGGAAATCGTGTCGGCCGTCAGCAAGCTGATGCGCAACCAGGACCTGATCGCGGCGGCGCGCAAGATCCGGGTGGTGACGGCGTTCCGCAACACGCAGGGCCTGCCCGGCCGGCTGGGCACGCGGTTGCAGCCCAACCACCCGACCGACGATGCGCGCGGCATCGCGGCGTCGCTTCTGGACGGGCTGCTGCTGGGGGTGGGCGACGCCGTGCTGGGCATCAACCCCGCCACCGACAGCATCGCCAACGGCATCGTGCTGCTGGACATGCTGGAACAGGTGCGCACCCGCTATGCCATCCCGGCCCAGACCTGCGTGCTGACGCACATCACCAACGCCATCGCGATGATGGCGCGCGGGGCACCGGTCGACCTGGTGTTCCAATCCGTGGCGGGCACCCAGGCCGCCAATGCCGGCTTCGGCGTGTCGCTGTCCGTGCTGGCCGAGGCCCATGACGCGGCCCGGTCGCTGAATCGCGGCACGGTGGGGCACAACGTGATGTATTTCGAGACCGGACAGGGCTCCGCGCTGTCGGCCGGCGCCCATCACGGCATGGACCAGCAGACGGCCGAGGTCCGGGCCTATGCCGTCGCGCGCGCGTTCTCGCCCCTGCTGGTGAACACGGTGGTGGGATTCATCGGGCCGGAATACCTGTATGACGGCAAGCAGATCATCCGCGCGGGGCTGGAAGACCATTTCTGCGGCAAGCTGATGGGCCTGCCGATGGGATGCGACGCGTGCTACACCAACCATGCCGAAGCCGACCAGGACGACATGGACAACCTGATGATGCTGCTGACGGTGGCGGGGGTGAATTTCCTGATCGCCGTGCCGGGCGGCGACGACGTGATGCTGAGCTACCAGAGCCTGTCCCATCACGACATGCTGACCCTGCGATCCAGCTTCGGCGTGCGCGCCGCGCCGGAATTCGAGGCCTGGCTGCATGAAATGAACTTGCTGGACCCCGACGGGCGGCTGCGCGTCAATGCCCCGCAGAGCCTGGGGCGTATCCTGGGGCCGGGCTGA
- a CDS encoding NAD(P)/FAD-dependent oxidoreductase gives MVSRSEILIVGGGVAGLALATRLGGTLGKQGSARITLIDKSFSHVWKPMLHCFAAGTAQNENDRISFMSQAGAHHFEFWPGEVISLDRAKREVVLGPLRASDGSTVLESRTVTYDALVLSIGSCANDFRTPGVAEHCLFIDNLVEANGFNEKFRMELLRAYATNAELDIAIVGGGATGTQLAAELHKALDIVGLHAFGPTPPRLRITLLEAGPRVLPAFPEAVSAAAQQELERIGVSVRTSAMVSGADETGFSLKDGTHIPATLRVWAAGVKAPDVTKSYGGLSLSRSGQILVKPNLLSVDDDRIFALGDCSFIVDDPLPPTAQVARQQAHHLARHLSAWIRDGQDVPACVFRNKGAIVALGNYNGWGTLPGGSVFGGGVLKGLTARVGHLMLYRQHQVELYGFFRGLMSCVADWIDTMVRPSVRLD, from the coding sequence ATGGTGTCCAGATCCGAAATCCTGATTGTCGGCGGTGGTGTGGCCGGACTTGCCCTGGCGACGCGGCTTGGCGGGACACTGGGGAAGCAGGGCAGCGCGCGCATCACGCTTATCGATAAAAGCTTCTCGCACGTCTGGAAGCCGATGCTGCACTGCTTCGCTGCCGGCACCGCGCAGAACGAGAACGACCGCATCAGCTTCATGTCGCAGGCCGGCGCCCATCATTTCGAGTTCTGGCCGGGCGAGGTGATTTCCCTGGATCGCGCGAAGCGGGAGGTCGTGCTTGGCCCGCTGCGGGCCTCGGACGGCAGCACCGTCCTGGAAAGCCGCACCGTGACCTATGACGCGCTGGTGCTGTCGATCGGCAGTTGCGCCAACGATTTCCGGACCCCGGGCGTCGCGGAACATTGCCTGTTCATCGACAATCTGGTGGAAGCGAACGGATTCAACGAAAAATTCCGCATGGAACTCCTGCGGGCCTATGCGACGAATGCCGAGCTGGACATCGCCATCGTCGGCGGCGGCGCCACCGGAACGCAGTTGGCCGCCGAACTGCACAAGGCGCTCGACATCGTCGGGCTGCATGCGTTCGGCCCGACGCCGCCCAGGCTCCGGATCACCCTGCTGGAGGCCGGACCGCGCGTACTGCCCGCTTTTCCGGAGGCGGTGTCCGCCGCGGCGCAGCAGGAACTGGAGCGGATCGGCGTTTCGGTGCGCACCTCGGCCATGGTTTCGGGCGCCGACGAGACGGGATTCAGCCTGAAGGACGGCACGCATATTCCGGCCACGCTGCGCGTCTGGGCCGCGGGCGTGAAGGCGCCGGACGTGACGAAATCCTATGGCGGCCTGTCCCTGAGCCGTTCGGGGCAGATCCTGGTCAAGCCCAATCTGCTTTCCGTCGATGACGACCGGATTTTCGCGCTGGGGGATTGTTCGTTCATCGTCGACGACCCGCTGCCGCCCACGGCACAGGTGGCCCGGCAGCAGGCGCACCATCTGGCCCGCCATCTGTCCGCGTGGATACGCGACGGGCAGGACGTCCCCGCCTGCGTGTTCCGCAACAAGGGCGCGATCGTGGCCCTGGGCAATTATAACGGCTGGGGTACGCTGCCCGGTGGAAGCGTCTTCGGTGGCGGCGTGCTGAAGGGCCTGACGGCACGGGTGGGCCATCTGATGCTCTATCGTCAGCATCAGGTCGAACTGTACGGTTTCTTTCGCGGCCTGATGTCCTGTGTCGCGGACTGGATCGACACTATGGTGCGGCCGTCAGTTCGTCTGGACTGA
- a CDS encoding YitT family protein produces the protein MPSPPSADRNPLRHSVFEDAYALVIGCSLIVLGLACLHRAGLVTGGVAGVALLLSYVLPLSAGMLFTLINIPFLLFASRTMGIAFTVKTLLVSSSITLFSLVFPHIMGLSFIDPLWAAFFGGTTIGMGILSLARHQAGVGGTGVVTLWLYKTRGWNVGKAQLTIDVGILLVSLLAIDVRHVLLSAVSAVAISGVVATFHTGRVLHGLLEAVKSPDAGDPTRVPCAPIRSRPVRPLRFGAREHTPGAALRAHLARSIVQGFWNSLRTPARNFPRCRRVGGARKGRAG, from the coding sequence ATGCCCAGCCCGCCCTCCGCTGACAGGAACCCTCTCCGGCACTCGGTGTTCGAGGACGCCTATGCGCTGGTCATCGGCTGTTCGCTGATCGTCCTCGGCCTGGCCTGCCTGCATCGCGCGGGGCTGGTCACGGGCGGCGTGGCCGGCGTGGCGCTGCTGCTGTCCTATGTCCTGCCGCTGTCGGCGGGCATGCTGTTCACGCTGATCAACATTCCCTTCCTGCTGTTCGCATCACGGACGATGGGCATCGCCTTCACGGTGAAGACGCTGCTGGTCAGCAGCAGCATCACGCTGTTTTCACTGGTCTTTCCCCACATCATGGGACTCAGCTTCATCGACCCGCTCTGGGCGGCGTTCTTCGGCGGCACCACGATCGGCATGGGTATCCTGTCGCTGGCGCGGCACCAGGCGGGCGTGGGCGGCACGGGCGTCGTCACGCTGTGGCTGTACAAGACAAGGGGCTGGAACGTCGGCAAGGCCCAGTTGACCATCGATGTCGGAATCCTGCTGGTGTCGCTGCTGGCGATCGACGTGAGGCATGTCCTGCTGTCGGCCGTCAGCGCCGTCGCGATCAGCGGCGTGGTCGCGACCTTCCACACCGGGCGCGTACTACACGGGCTATTAGAGGCTGTCAAAAGCCCTGATGCCGGCGATCCGACGCGCGTTCCCTGTGCTCCGATTCGGTCTCGGCCCGTCAGGCCGCTCCGCTTCGGTGCTCGGGAACACACGCCGGGCGCGGCCCTTCGGGCGCATCTCGCTCGGTCAATCGTTCAGGGCTTTTGGAACAGCCTCCGAACCCCCGCCCGAAACTTTCCCCGCTGCCGGCGTGTTGGAGGTGCGCGGAAGGGGAGGGCAGGATGA
- a CDS encoding TetR family transcriptional regulator, whose protein sequence is MGIVLLDYPAEIHLRKPAVSSASPQSVLSRREQRRVETRASLINAAMSLLSTKGFEETTVDEIAQTAGIARRTLFRYFPTKADIVTAWTQQMTDVLARSVAACPASLPPQALLGHALESVVPHIAPTPREAYACVYLIERTPALLSVSLRKYAQWEDSLADALMQRLAPSDDRALSARVAARSGIAAFRTALDEWIRLKGRSRLVPILRRIMRLQAAMLAPADLDWISPDELTAAP, encoded by the coding sequence GTGGGGATCGTCCTTCTGGACTATCCTGCCGAAATCCATTTGAGAAAGCCTGCCGTGTCGTCTGCATCGCCTCAATCCGTCCTGTCCCGCCGAGAGCAGCGCCGCGTCGAAACGCGCGCCTCGCTCATCAACGCGGCAATGTCCCTGCTTTCCACGAAAGGTTTTGAAGAAACCACGGTCGATGAAATCGCGCAGACCGCCGGAATCGCACGGCGCACGCTGTTTCGCTATTTCCCGACCAAGGCCGACATCGTGACGGCATGGACGCAGCAGATGACGGACGTCCTGGCACGCAGCGTCGCCGCATGCCCCGCCAGCCTTCCCCCGCAGGCCCTGCTCGGTCACGCGCTCGAATCCGTGGTTCCGCATATCGCGCCCACCCCGCGTGAGGCCTACGCCTGCGTCTATCTGATCGAACGCACGCCGGCGCTGCTGTCGGTCAGCCTGCGTAAATACGCGCAATGGGAAGACAGCCTCGCGGACGCACTGATGCAGCGACTGGCGCCGTCCGACGACCGGGCATTGTCCGCGCGCGTCGCCGCGCGATCCGGCATCGCCGCATTCCGGACCGCGCTGGACGAATGGATCAGGCTGAAGGGGCGCAGCCGCCTGGTTCCGATCCTGCGCCGGATCATGCGACTGCAGGCCGCGATGCTGGCCCCGGCCGATCTGGACTGGATCAGTCCAGACGAACTGACGGCCGCACCATAG
- a CDS encoding SPFH domain-containing protein, translated as MVFQNYAASPKSLARYGVIAIGGLVILSLLSGSGYTIDQKNIGVVTRFGAVSRTAGPGLHFKLPWIESVTEYSTAIQQVEIQKSEVFTADNQGVDVTMLVQFAVPDSDVRNLYEHVPYYERRIYTLANDRMKSAFGKRQVADVPRSRAQIEGEIKSDVAAQAMALYGIEVSEVQITDLDYTAAFRNAIDMMTKAKAEVTRSEQLRQKALIDAERQQIAARANADAAVAGAEGEARSIKARSEAEAAATRIKGEAEADAIRAQAAALGASPEYVSYTQAKRWDGKLPSTILGSQPMPMLNMSMGIRA; from the coding sequence ATGGTATTCCAGAACTATGCCGCCAGCCCGAAGTCGCTGGCCCGCTATGGCGTCATCGCGATCGGCGGTCTTGTCATCCTTTCTCTGCTGTCCGGGTCCGGTTATACGATCGACCAGAAGAATATCGGCGTCGTGACGCGCTTCGGCGCGGTGTCGCGCACGGCGGGGCCGGGACTGCACTTCAAGCTGCCCTGGATCGAGAGCGTGACGGAATACAGTACCGCGATCCAGCAGGTCGAAATCCAGAAATCCGAGGTCTTCACCGCCGACAACCAGGGTGTGGACGTGACCATGCTGGTGCAGTTCGCCGTTCCGGATTCCGACGTGCGGAACCTGTACGAGCATGTGCCGTACTACGAACGCCGGATCTATACCCTGGCGAACGACCGGATGAAGTCGGCGTTCGGCAAGCGGCAGGTGGCCGACGTGCCGCGGTCGCGCGCCCAGATCGAGGGCGAGATCAAGAGCGACGTCGCGGCGCAGGCCATGGCGCTGTACGGCATCGAGGTGTCGGAGGTCCAGATTACCGACCTGGACTATACCGCCGCCTTTCGCAACGCGATCGACATGATGACCAAGGCAAAGGCCGAGGTCACGCGGTCCGAGCAGTTGCGCCAGAAGGCCCTCATCGACGCCGAGCGCCAGCAGATCGCCGCCCGCGCCAACGCCGACGCCGCCGTGGCGGGCGCCGAGGGCGAGGCCCGGTCGATCAAGGCGCGATCCGAAGCCGAAGCCGCCGCAACCCGAATCAAGGGCGAGGCCGAGGCCGACGCGATCAGGGCCCAGGCGGCGGCGCTGGGGGCCAGCCCGGAATACGTGTCCTATACGCAGGCGAAACGGTGGGACGGGAAGCTGCCGAGCACCATCCTGGGCTCGCAGCCCATGCCGATGCTGAACATGTCCATGGGGATTAGAGCGTGA